From the genome of Synchiropus splendidus isolate RoL2022-P1 chromosome 17, RoL_Sspl_1.0, whole genome shotgun sequence, one region includes:
- the vtnb gene encoding vitronectin b isoform X1 translates to MKALLVLLLLALLQDAAFAAEESCANRCGTFDQQRKCQCDSMCVYYGSCCSDFNAVCPKKIARGDTFAEVEDVSTTKVTATTTSPEVATAITPSTTSAPTTELPTPAATTAASPPTTAPTPTMDPDADKCSGRPFDAFLQLKNGSTFAFRGQYFFELDEDSVLPGYPKLIQDVWGMAGPIDAAFTRINCQGKTYIFKGSQYWRFDGDLLDEDYPRDISVGFDNVPNNIDAAFALPAPNHRGRERAYFFKGDQYYQYEFSQQPSHAECVQLVPSLLFSRYAELYEPSWESLLLELFGGHSSSQLQRGRLISRDWSGFKPPVDAAIVGQVYRAPRPTLPPVRRRGSMRKRPSRRQRQRRKNGCSLFSSEFILDYDWSDWSLDDYDSPPLLPDAMSTPAQHVYFFKKANYYRVNLKTKRVDRVSPPYPRPIATYWLGCQD, encoded by the exons AGTCCTGCGCGAACCGCTGCGGCACCTTCGATCAGCAGCGGAAGTGTCAGTGCGACTCCATGTGCGTCTACTACGGGAGCTGCTGCTCCGACTTCAACGCCGTCTGTCCCAAAAAGA TAGCACGCGGAGACACCTTTGCTGAAGTGGAGGACGTTTCAACCACCAAAGTGACGGCTACCACCACCTCTCCAGAGGTAGCTACTGCGATCACGCCGTCCACGACCTCGGCGCCCACCACTGAACTGCCAACGCCCGCCGCCACCACGGCGGCGTCACCCCCCACCACTGCCCCGACACCAACCATGGACCCTGACGCCGACAAATGCAGCGGGCGACCTTTCGACGCcttcctgcagctgaagaacGGATCCACCTTTGCATTCAGAG GTCAGTATTTCTTTGAGCTGGATGAAGATTCGGTGCTTCCTGGTTACCCTAAGCTGATCCAGGACGTGTGGGGCATGGCGGGACCCATCGACGCCGCCTTCACTCGCATCAACTGCCAGGGGAAGACCTACATCTTCAAG GGGAGCCAGTACTGGAGGTTCGACGGCGACCTCTTGGATGAGGACTACCCTCGGGACATCTCGGTCGGCTTCGACAACGTGCCCAACAACATCGATGCGGCGTTTGCGCTACCGGCGCCGAATCACCGCGGCAGAGAGAGGGCGTACTTCTTCAAAG GTGACCAGTACTACCAGTACGAGTTCAGCCAGCAGCCCTCGCACGCCGAGTGCGTGCAGCTCGTCCCGTCCCTGCTCTTCAGCCGGTACGCCGAGCTCTACGAGCCCAGCTGGGAGTCGCTCCTGTTGGAGCTGTTCGGGGGCCACA GTAGCAGCCAGCTGCAGCGGGGTCGCCTCATCAGCAGGGACTGGTCCGGGTTCAAGCCTCCAGTGGACGCCGCCATCGTGGGGCAGGTCTATCGGGCTCCCAGACCCACGCTGCCGCCGGTGAGGAGGCGTGGGAGCATGAGGAAGAGGCCCAGCaggaggcagaggcagaggcGCAAGAACGGCTGCAGCCTGTTCTCCAGCGAGTTCATTCTGGATTACGACTGGTCCGACTGGAGCCTGGACGACTACGACAGCCCGCCCCTCCTTCCAGACGCCATGAGCACGCCTGCACAACACGTCTACTTCTTCAAGAAAg CTAACTACTACAGAGTGAATCTGAAGACCAAGCGAGTGGACCGCGTGAGCCCCCCGTACCCCCGACCCATCGCCACCTACTGGCTAGGCTGCCAGGATTGA
- the vtnb gene encoding vitronectin b isoform X2, producing MKALLVLLLLALLQDAAFAAEESCANRCGTFDQQRKCQCDSMCVYYGSCCSDFNAVCPKKTRGDTFAEVEDVSTTKVTATTTSPEVATAITPSTTSAPTTELPTPAATTAASPPTTAPTPTMDPDADKCSGRPFDAFLQLKNGSTFAFRGQYFFELDEDSVLPGYPKLIQDVWGMAGPIDAAFTRINCQGKTYIFKGSQYWRFDGDLLDEDYPRDISVGFDNVPNNIDAAFALPAPNHRGRERAYFFKGDQYYQYEFSQQPSHAECVQLVPSLLFSRYAELYEPSWESLLLELFGGHSSSQLQRGRLISRDWSGFKPPVDAAIVGQVYRAPRPTLPPVRRRGSMRKRPSRRQRQRRKNGCSLFSSEFILDYDWSDWSLDDYDSPPLLPDAMSTPAQHVYFFKKANYYRVNLKTKRVDRVSPPYPRPIATYWLGCQD from the exons AGTCCTGCGCGAACCGCTGCGGCACCTTCGATCAGCAGCGGAAGTGTCAGTGCGACTCCATGTGCGTCTACTACGGGAGCTGCTGCTCCGACTTCAACGCCGTCTGTCCCAAAAAGA CACGCGGAGACACCTTTGCTGAAGTGGAGGACGTTTCAACCACCAAAGTGACGGCTACCACCACCTCTCCAGAGGTAGCTACTGCGATCACGCCGTCCACGACCTCGGCGCCCACCACTGAACTGCCAACGCCCGCCGCCACCACGGCGGCGTCACCCCCCACCACTGCCCCGACACCAACCATGGACCCTGACGCCGACAAATGCAGCGGGCGACCTTTCGACGCcttcctgcagctgaagaacGGATCCACCTTTGCATTCAGAG GTCAGTATTTCTTTGAGCTGGATGAAGATTCGGTGCTTCCTGGTTACCCTAAGCTGATCCAGGACGTGTGGGGCATGGCGGGACCCATCGACGCCGCCTTCACTCGCATCAACTGCCAGGGGAAGACCTACATCTTCAAG GGGAGCCAGTACTGGAGGTTCGACGGCGACCTCTTGGATGAGGACTACCCTCGGGACATCTCGGTCGGCTTCGACAACGTGCCCAACAACATCGATGCGGCGTTTGCGCTACCGGCGCCGAATCACCGCGGCAGAGAGAGGGCGTACTTCTTCAAAG GTGACCAGTACTACCAGTACGAGTTCAGCCAGCAGCCCTCGCACGCCGAGTGCGTGCAGCTCGTCCCGTCCCTGCTCTTCAGCCGGTACGCCGAGCTCTACGAGCCCAGCTGGGAGTCGCTCCTGTTGGAGCTGTTCGGGGGCCACA GTAGCAGCCAGCTGCAGCGGGGTCGCCTCATCAGCAGGGACTGGTCCGGGTTCAAGCCTCCAGTGGACGCCGCCATCGTGGGGCAGGTCTATCGGGCTCCCAGACCCACGCTGCCGCCGGTGAGGAGGCGTGGGAGCATGAGGAAGAGGCCCAGCaggaggcagaggcagaggcGCAAGAACGGCTGCAGCCTGTTCTCCAGCGAGTTCATTCTGGATTACGACTGGTCCGACTGGAGCCTGGACGACTACGACAGCCCGCCCCTCCTTCCAGACGCCATGAGCACGCCTGCACAACACGTCTACTTCTTCAAGAAAg CTAACTACTACAGAGTGAATCTGAAGACCAAGCGAGTGGACCGCGTGAGCCCCCCGTACCCCCGACCCATCGCCACCTACTGGCTAGGCTGCCAGGATTGA
- the LOC128748034 gene encoding paired mesoderm homeobox protein 1-like gives MAFDLDFFGEFLETSFYPEQPWAPAPVGVSPHLDKRSGTQGAKDGSLNAPKSTDPLRRRKRTTFSRSQVAELERTFCMTQYPDSKTKLSLAMRTGLPETKIQVWFQNRRARYFKSKKKSREVQRAQTHPYLSYQTGSPPFFHPAPAFPATSSPGSLLSGYPAMCAPQAALQSAPVLHQQLPDFAQYFQDGFDDLGRITEDLQAFLQPAAHPQEVEPRQGERSHSGTEDSLDDLSDLCFKDLCDFNLSDLDLSAAMIDYLMD, from the exons ATGGCTTTTGATCTGGACTTCTTCGGAGAGTTCCTGGAGACTTCGTTCTACCCCGAGCAGCCGTGGGCCCCTGCCCCCGTGGGAGTCTCTCCACACCTGGACAAGAGGAGCGGAACCCAGGGCGCCAAAGACG GGTCACTGAACGCTCCCAAATCCACGGACCCCCTGCGCCGCCGGAAGCGCACCACCTTCAGCAGGTCTCAGGTGGCGGAGCTGGAGAGAACCTTCTGCATGACCCAGTACCCAGACAGCAAGACCAAGCTGAGCCTGGCCATGAGGACTGGACTCCCGGAGACTAAAATCCAG gtctggttccagaaccggcgCGCTCGCTACTTCAAGAGTAAGAAGAAGTCCCGAGAGGTCCAGAGGGCTCAGACTCATCCCTACCTCAGCTACCAGACCGGCAGCCCTCCGTTCTTCCACCCGGCTCCCGCTTTCCCGGCCACCTCCAGCCCCGGCTCGCTCCTCTCGGGCTACCCTGCCATGTGCGCCCCTCAGGCCGCCCTCCAGAGCGCGCCCGTGCTCCACCAGCAGCTTCCGGATTTCGCCCAGTACTTCCAGGACGGGTTCGACGATCTGGGTCGGATCACTGAAGACCTCCAGGCTTTCCTGCAACCTGCTGCTCACCCACAGGAAGTGGAGCCTCGGCAGGGCGAGCGCAGCCACTCCGGGACCGAGGACTCTTTGGACGATCTGTCCGACTTGTGCTTCAAGGACCTTTGTGATTTCAACCTGTCGGATCTGGACCTGTCTGCTGCGATGATCGATTATCTGATGGACTGA